One stretch of Pieris brassicae chromosome 8, ilPieBrab1.1, whole genome shotgun sequence DNA includes these proteins:
- the LOC123713622 gene encoding uncharacterized protein LOC123713622 has translation MAATKYSHPFLDGLKPFPEGHDDVIQEVREWMKSQPHLPYISDEFIVLFLHSNYYKVKESESTIEAYFTLRYNTPELFTQRDPLLPKNKVILEVTQMVALPKVTAEGHHILLYRLADTDYSKLCFADAVRVFCMFNDIKLSVDSLSEGYIVIFDMKGCSIGHLTRVTLPALRAFMQYIQVAHPARLKKIHVVHTVSFINQVMCLVKPLIHSNLYNLLNFSSDGPASVVDLEYLPEDYGGPLRSVKDLHEEQKHSMETEYREWLIESEIFKTDETKRIKKPSKGLFATLTSTFRGIDID, from the exons GATGAAATCCCAGCCGCACTTGCCGTACATATCAGATGAATTCATTGTACTTTTTTTGCACTCGAACTACTACAAGGTGAAGGAATCCGAAAGCACCATAGAAGCATATTTTACTCTTAGATACAATACGCCTGAACTTTTTACTCAGCGTGATCCTTTGCTGCCAAAAAATAAAGTCATTCTGGAAGTGAC GCAAATGGTGGCGTTACCCAAAGTAACAGCGGAAGGACACCATATCCTGTTATACCGTCTGGCAGACACAGATTATAGTAAATTGTGCTTCGCTGACGCAGTGAGAGTCTTCTGCATGTTTAATGATATCAAACTGTCTGTGGACAGCCTCTCTGAAGGATATATTGTGATTTTCGATATGAAAGGATGTAGTATTGGACATTTGACCAGAGTAACTCTACCTGCACTCAGAGCTTTTATGCAATATATTcaa GTAGCCCACCCAGCGCGCCTTAAAAAGATTCACGTTGTACACACAGTCTCCTTCATCAATCAAGTCATGTGCTTAGTCAAGCCCCTCATTCATTCCAATCTCTATAATCTTCTCAATTTCTCATCCGACGGACCAGCCTCCGTAGTAGACTTAGAATACTTGCCCGAAGATTATGGCGGCCCACTTCGATCAGTGAAGGACCTACATGAGGAACAGAAACATAGTATGGAGACTGAATATAGGGAATGGCTTATAGAGtcggaaatatttaaaacggaCGAGACAAAGAGAATAAAGAAGCCAAGCAAAGGGTTGTTTGCTACTCTCACTAGTACATTCAGGGGTATTGACATTGATtga